A single region of the Planctomycetaceae bacterium genome encodes:
- a CDS encoding class I SAM-dependent methyltransferase, whose protein sequence is MLILEKAMEKAQTVEAAKNLQKCWCGGGTLQDSVNPAYFRCANCDTFVLKQQLNNEQLKDFYGFQTYWHDQAGIKKLPPIEQRVDNDLKDRIPIWFKLMVQIIQKYKDVPARLLEIGCAHGGFLHYCMQRGLKNVVGNEPDEKTCQFAREHFKLPRVVSGLFPDITIPINKFGIIAGFDVLEHFEQPVRALQKVYDLLDDNGFFMFQTPCYRNENAQWPQFKPPEHIFLYDEKNIKQLFSLAQLEIVETFQGCFVHDMFIFGHKKK, encoded by the coding sequence ATGTTGATTCTCGAAAAAGCTATGGAAAAAGCACAGACAGTTGAAGCGGCCAAAAATCTTCAAAAATGCTGGTGCGGCGGCGGAACGCTTCAGGATTCCGTCAATCCTGCTTATTTTCGCTGCGCAAACTGCGATACTTTTGTTTTGAAACAACAACTTAACAATGAACAGCTAAAAGATTTTTATGGTTTCCAAACGTATTGGCACGACCAGGCCGGTATTAAAAAATTGCCGCCAATTGAACAGCGGGTAGATAATGATTTGAAAGACCGCATTCCAATATGGTTTAAGCTGATGGTTCAAATAATACAAAAATATAAGGATGTGCCTGCTCGTCTGCTTGAAATCGGCTGCGCTCACGGCGGTTTTCTGCATTACTGTATGCAGCGAGGCCTGAAAAACGTTGTCGGAAATGAACCGGATGAAAAAACCTGTCAGTTTGCCAGAGAGCATTTTAAACTGCCCCGCGTTGTCAGCGGGCTTTTCCCAGACATCACCATCCCAATCAACAAGTTCGGCATAATCGCCGGCTTCGATGTCCTCGAACATTTTGAACAGCCGGTCAGAGCTTTGCAGAAAGTATATGACCTGCTCGACGACAACGGATTCTTTATGTTTCAAACGCCGTGTTATCGCAACGAAAATGCTCAATGGCCGCAGTTTAAGCCGCCGGAACACATATTCCTCTATGATGAAAAAAATATCAAACAACTTTTCAGCCTCGCGCAGCTTGAAATTGTTGAAACTTTCCAAGGCTGTTTTGTTCATGATATGTTTATATTTGGACACAAGAAAAAATGA
- the fliS gene encoding flagellar export chaperone FliS: MKGIETYQENSITTQSQGRIVVMLYEGAIKFLKYAIFEMQAGNQETKSKYLNKVEDIINELNTVLDMETGGEIANNLRALYTFMIRNIHDGNIQRNTAKLEEVIKLLEELNQSWKAIAN; encoded by the coding sequence ATGAAGGGCATCGAAACATATCAGGAGAACTCAATTACGACACAAAGCCAGGGTCGTATTGTAGTGATGCTTTACGAAGGCGCGATTAAGTTCCTGAAATATGCCATATTCGAAATGCAGGCAGGCAACCAAGAGACAAAAAGCAAGTATCTCAATAAGGTAGAGGACATTATTAACGAGCTTAATACCGTTTTGGATATGGAAACCGGCGGCGAAATCGCGAACAACCTTAGAGCCTTATATACATTTATGATTCGCAATATTCACGACGGCAACATTCAAAGAAATACCGCCAAACTTGAAGAGGTTATTAAACTGTTAGAGGAATTGAATCAGAGTTGGAAAGCCATCGCAAACTAA
- a CDS encoding tetratricopeptide repeat protein, whose amino-acid sequence MKQKFKISNNKKNDPIKGMSFDDWAAKLMPQWLKDAENAIETGDMEKANRLLDETFIKNELERLIGTEKVFSMFKIASLLKSAEIIARAEQMFEDLLKFNNHSSVYNELADIFKKTGRLNKAIHYLNTALEMSPNEPFLWGNLAGNLISLGQTEKAIELLRKVMKMRPEHDIAHSNYFIYSHYLQNFPRAEIFNDIVRWASRNMPPRLAKKQHRNIPDPNRRLKIGYISPDFRNHSVTYFFEPLLEAHNRDKFEIFGYGNVFHHDETTERLKSKFDQYRNVRPLDDKAKAELIESDGIDILVDLAGHSGNTGLYAMAYKPAPIQATWLGYPDTTGMSQIDYRITDAIADPPGCEQYYSEKLFYLPGIFLCYSPCGIQPLVAPAPFIEAKHITFGCFNNSSKINPLIIGLWAEILKQVPNSNLLLKFKSGQDDEIRDIFLKQFEQAGIAKDRIAISGWLQSPADLMLYDKVDIALDTFPYNGTTTTCQSLLMGVPLISLVGENHMSRVGLSIFKNLGMEFFAAPTPQQYVARAVALAMKPDSLAKIRNTMRDRLRASALCNKVVFAARMENAYRQMWQTWCQKQNDKKTVNAQSVAERL is encoded by the coding sequence ATGAAGCAAAAATTCAAAATCAGCAATAATAAAAAAAACGACCCAATCAAAGGAATGTCGTTCGACGACTGGGCGGCCAAACTAATGCCGCAATGGCTCAAAGACGCGGAAAATGCCATTGAAACAGGCGATATGGAAAAGGCAAATCGTCTTCTGGACGAAACGTTCATCAAAAATGAACTCGAAAGATTAATTGGCACAGAAAAAGTTTTTTCTATGTTCAAAATCGCTTCGCTGCTGAAGAGTGCCGAGATTATTGCCCGTGCAGAACAGATGTTCGAAGATTTGTTGAAATTTAATAACCATTCTTCGGTTTATAATGAGTTGGCAGATATTTTCAAAAAAACCGGACGCCTCAACAAAGCCATTCATTATTTGAACACAGCCCTCGAAATGTCCCCGAACGAACCTTTTCTGTGGGGAAATCTCGCAGGTAACCTGATAAGCCTCGGCCAAACCGAAAAAGCGATAGAACTTTTGCGAAAAGTCATGAAAATGCGGCCGGAACATGATATAGCACATTCGAATTATTTTATTTACAGCCATTATCTGCAAAATTTTCCGCGTGCAGAAATTTTCAACGATATCGTCAGATGGGCATCGAGAAATATGCCTCCGCGTCTGGCAAAAAAACAACACCGCAATATCCCAGACCCGAACCGCAGACTCAAAATCGGTTATATCTCGCCGGACTTTCGCAATCATTCAGTAACATATTTTTTTGAGCCGCTGCTCGAAGCACACAATCGCGATAAGTTTGAAATTTTCGGTTACGGCAATGTCTTTCACCATGACGAAACAACTGAAAGACTCAAAAGCAAATTCGACCAGTACAGAAATGTCCGCCCACTGGACGACAAAGCCAAAGCAGAGCTGATTGAAAGCGACGGCATTGACATCCTCGTCGATTTGGCGGGCCATTCCGGCAACACGGGCCTGTACGCGATGGCATACAAGCCCGCTCCGATTCAGGCAACATGGCTGGGCTATCCTGACACAACAGGTATGAGCCAGATAGATTACAGAATCACCGATGCAATCGCCGACCCGCCCGGCTGCGAACAATACTATTCCGAAAAATTATTTTACCTCCCCGGTATTTTCCTCTGCTACAGTCCCTGCGGAATCCAGCCGCTAGTTGCACCTGCGCCGTTTATAGAGGCAAAGCACATCACTTTCGGCTGCTTCAACAATAGCAGTAAGATTAATCCGCTTATTATAGGACTATGGGCTGAAATTCTAAAACAGGTTCCGAATTCGAATCTTCTGTTGAAATTCAAATCAGGTCAGGACGATGAAATCCGCGACATATTTTTGAAGCAATTTGAACAGGCCGGCATCGCCAAAGACCGCATAGCTATTTCAGGTTGGCTGCAATCACCGGCAGACCTTATGCTCTATGACAAGGTAGATATTGCACTCGATACGTTTCCGTATAACGGAACGACGACCACCTGCCAGTCGCTGCTGATGGGCGTACCGCTGATATCGCTCGTCGGCGAAAATCATATGTCCAGAGTAGGGTTGAGCATTTTCAAAAACCTCGGCATGGAATTTTTCGCCGCACCGACTCCGCAGCAGTACGTCGCAAGAGCCGTCGCGCTTGCAATGAAGCCGGACTCGCTGGCCAAAATCAGAAACACAATGCGAGACAGGTTGCGGGCAAGTGCGCTTTGCAACAAAGTCGTATTCGCCGCGAGAATGGAAAACGCGTATCGGCAGATGTGGCAGACATGGTGCCAAAAGCAGAACGATAAAAAAACAGTTAACGCTCAAAGCGTCGCCGAACGATTATGA